Proteins from one Elephas maximus indicus isolate mEleMax1 chromosome 12, mEleMax1 primary haplotype, whole genome shotgun sequence genomic window:
- the LOC126087467 gene encoding testisin-like, translated as MGSLLLWLLLSWAGLWGLGKFGQGVKTQGGSPAQLPPVSQNPGATKWNMLTTPCGLRHIHERVVGGQNAVRGFWPWQGSLRLQKSHLCGASLLSRRWALTAAHCFRKSMDPSDWSIQFGERTSQPSSLNVRAYYNRYQVERIVMNPNFGGQSPYDIALLKLASSVTYKKNIQPVCVVDSTMEFQNRTDCWVTGWGRIQEHKELEPPYNLQEVQISIINTTMCNHLYYQSGFRSIIWGDMVCAGTEDGTKDACNGDSGGPLVCELDNVWYQIGVVSWGVGCGRPNRPGVYTNVSEHFHWIQDLMGCGPPGTGLSSLLLLLSLLWAPLLLQPA; from the exons ATGGGCTCACTGCTGCTGTGGCTGCTGCTGTCCTGGGCCGGGCTCTGGGGGCTGGGGAAGTTTGGGCAGGGCGTGAAGACGCAGGGGGGCTCACCTGCTCAACTCCCCCCAGTGTCCCAGAATCCAG GTGCCACGAAGTGGAACATGCTCACGA CACCCTGCGGGCTCCGGCATATCCACGAGCGCGTGGTGGGAGGCCAGAACGCGGTGCGCGGGTTCTGGCCGTGGCAGGGCAGCCTGCGCTTGCAGAAAAGCCACCTGTGCGGAGCCAGCCTGCTCAGCCGCCGCTGGGCGCTCACGGCCGCGCACTGCTTCAGAAA GTCCATGGATCCTTCAGACTGGAGCATCCAGTTTGGTGAGCGGACTTCCCAGCCATCTTCCCTGAACGTGCGGGCCTACTACAACCGTTACCAGGTGGAGAGGATAGTGATGAACCCCAACTTTGGAGGGCAGTCACCCTATGACATTGCCCTGTTGAAACTGGCTTCCTCCGTCACCTACAAGAAGAACATCCAGCCGGTCTGTGTAGTGGACTCCACCATGGAGTTCCAGAACCGGACTGACTGCTGGGTGACTGGCTGGGGGAGGATCCAGGAGCATAAGG AGCTGGAGCCTCCATACAACCTCCAGGAAGTTCAGATCTCCATCATAAACACCACCATGTGTAACCACCTATACTATCAGTCTGGTTTCCGCTCTATAATCTGGGGTGACATGGTTTGTGCAGGCACTGAGGATGGCACCAAAGATGCCTGCAAT GGTGACTCAGGTGGACCCTTGGTCTGCGAACTGGACAATGTGTGGTATCAGATTGGAGTCGTGAGCTGGGGTGTTGGCTGCGGTCGCCCGAACCGGCCTGGCGTCTACACCAACGTCAGTGAGCATTTCCACTGGATCCAGGATCTGATGGGCTGCGGCCCGCCAGGGACAGGCCTGTcctcgctgctgctgctgctgtctcTGCTCTGGGCGCCCCTGCTCCTGCAGCCAGCCTGA